The region TGGCACTTTAATTTATTATTTACTTCTTAAAATTGTTATTTAAACTTTTGCTAATACCTGATATTTTTTTGTCAAAAATTCAAATGTCATAGACATTGCAATAACAAAGAACATATCTGCAATTAAAGTATTAAAGAAAAATGGAATTGCAGCTACATAACAAGTAATCAATCCGCTAAAAGTATGCGGGTATAATATGCCTGCATACCACTCAAAAAAGTTAGTAAGAATAAAAAACAAAGTTGAGGCAGCAATTGACCCTGCAATTAACCATGATACTTTGTTTGACTTCCGAAGCATTATTCCGATACCCACTATAAGCAGGAAACTTATATAAACTGCGGGAATTAAATAATGAAAACCTATTACAGCATCAGTAATAATCATCACAAAAACCGGAACAACAAAAGCCAGCTTTTTATCAGCATAATATTTCCCTCCGAATAATGCTAATGCGGCAATAGGTGCAAAGTTTGGAGGATGCGGAATAAATCTGACAAGTGCGGCAAGTATTATCATAACTGTAATAACCAGAAATCTCGGTTTAATCAAACTCGAAAACATTTTATTTCTCCTTTAAGTTATTAGATTAAATTAAATCCATTGTTTAAGAATTTCTTTCCTTGGAGAAGGAATAACAACTTTGTTAACAAGAAGTCCCTTTTCTTTAATTACATTTACACCAGCATCAACTGCGGCTTTAACAGAGCCAACATCACCGGTTAACATCACATAAGCTTTCCCTCCTATAGCCATTGCAAGATAAACAGTAATTAAACTGACCGGTGCTGCTTTAACTGCTGCATCAGCACATTCTATAATCGAAGCAACTGAAAATGATTCTATAACTCCTAACGCATCTAACTCTTCAATTGCGTTTATTCCATTGATAGCTGGAAAAATTGATGGATGAACATTTGGAATTACAAAATGATCAACAATCTCTTCCTGTGCTAACTCAACACCAGTTTCAACACTTGCATTAACAGCATCAACATCCCCTCCTATTAACACCATATATTTACCAGGGCAAATAGTTCGGTTAATTATCATCTTAACCTGAGCTCTTTTCAACATTGCATCTGATACTTCGATTCCTTTTGCTATACTTGATAATTCAACTAATCCAATTGAAGCTTTCATATTCTTGTAACCTTTAAGAATTATTTGAAGTTATAATAACACAGTTATTTACTATCTCCTTCACTCTGCCATCAATGCTTGAATGAAAAGGAGTAGCTAAAGCATTTCCATTTACTTTACCAATCATCTGTCCTTTTGTAACAACATCACCAGGATTAACACAAGGAACTGCATCTCCGCCAAATGTATTTTTCAATTCTATTTTTACGCTGTTTACAGGTGCTGTTTTTACGAAATCAGCTTTGCGGTCATATTTTTTTATCCCTAATCTTTTATACAAGAAACTAATAGGAATTTCTCTTCCATCTCTAATCGGATGTACATCATTGAATAAAACTTCAAGTTCAGTTTTTGAAAATCCCTTATTTTCTTTTCTCAGTCTCTTTTTAGTATCGGTACAAATGTTTTTTGGATCAAGTTTTTCAGGGCAGGCAAAAAGTGAACATACATTACACTCACAGCAATTTTGAGCCCAATTACTTAATATATCTTTTTCATCGCCAGTCATTTGCAAGCTTCTCATTACTAAATGAGGCTGTATTGGATAACCTAAAATGTAGCGCGGACAAAGTTGAGTACAAATACTGCATTGATCGCAGGCGCTATGACCTATGTTATTATATACTTTAGCCGGAGTGGTTTTTCTTACAACTATACTATGATCTTCGGGAAGAACTATAAGTCCGCTTAATGTCTTTGATACTGATAGAGATAAGTCATTCACAACGCTGCCCATCATAACACCGCCGGTTAAAATAGAAAACCTTTCAACTGCAGCACCGCCGGCAAATTCCAAACATTTTTCATAACTTGTTCCTATGGGAACTTTTATTGTAACAGGATTATTAACTGCACCAGCAATGGTCAGATACTTTTCAGTAACCGGAATATCATTTACCGCATTGGTTATATTAATTATTGATTCAACATTTTCAACTACACAGCCAACCTGTAACGGAATGCCAAGCGGCGGAATTCTTTTACCGGTTACATCATATACCAATATATATTCATCACCTGCAGGATAAACATTTTCCATAATAAATAAATCAATATCATATTTATCTGCTGATGGTTTAAGAATATTAATCAAATCAGAGTTTTTTCTTTTGATAGCAATAGTAGCTTTTGCTGCACCAGTTATACTTTTTGCAATTATCAATCCGGCAATCAGTTTATCAGCCTCCTGCAGCATTACTTCTCTGTCTTTATAAAGCAGTGGTTCACATTCCACACCATTTGCAATTATATGTTCAACATTTGCATCAAGCTTTTTAAAAGCTGGAAATCCTCCGCCGCCAGCTCCAACAACTCCGGCTTGTTTTATTTTATTTAATAACTCTTCTCTGTTCATATTATTTCTACCCGACTAATTTTTTCTATATGATGTTATTGCTAATGGGGTTGAATAAAGAGGATTGCTAGGTAAATATATATTTTTATCAGGGAAAGCATTTTTAAAAACTTCATCAATTCCGGGATAACAACAAGTTCCGCCGGTTAAAAATATATCATTCACTTTGTAATCAGAAATATGATTTTTAACTATGTCAGTCATCTTTTCAAATACAGGCAGTATTATTGGCTTTAGTTTGCCATTAAAATCTTTTCTCTTCATGATTTCAGCATCATCAAAAGATACTTTTTGATTACCGGCAATTGTTAAAGTAAGATGAACCCCGCCTGTTGGTTCATCACCAGAGTAAATAATTTCCTTATCCTTTACAATAGAAATACCTGTCGTACCTCCGCCAATATCAATTACTGCCCCGCTTTCCAGATTAATCAACTTTGCAAAACTTGAAGGTTCATCAACAATCTCGCTTACCTCTAATCCGGCACCTTTAATAACATTAACAGAAATATACGGGTCTGTTCCGGGCGGATAAGATGTATTCACTGATTTGATCTCAACACCTAATTTGTTCTCAGCTTTTTTAATCAGCCTTGATACAATATTTATCGCTTTCCAATAGTCAAGAACAATCCCATCTTTAACTACATCAGCCCATTCAAGAAATGCAGCGGCAACATTATTATTTTCATCCAGAACAACAACTACAACATCAGACGTTCCAAGATCAACTCCAGCTCTGAAAGTAGAATTGAACTTTACTTTAGACTCATCATTTACAATTTCTTCAATTCTTCTGATTTGTGAATTAACAAATTCAAATTTTCCGTTGGCTCTCTCCATTTCAATCAAACAATTCTGAAATGATCAACCAGAGTGCATCTTCTTAACCGCACAAAAGTTTTTGCATTTGTTACACCTTCACCAGTCGGAGTTGAGATCGTCATACTTGTCCATCCTTCACCACCAACACCAAGCCCAGCAAGGCAAGGTCCGTTTTTTACAAACAGGCTTGTATTGATTTCACTTGCCATTCTATGAAGATTATCAATATTTCTTGAGTGCATAGCTGCAGTATGTTTCAATCCATGTTCAAGCTCAATCCCGATATCAATTGCTTCATCAGCATTACGCGCTCTTATCATTGCAATCACCGGCATCATCATTTCAGTCTGCGGAAAAGGATGATCTTTATCAGTTTCTACAAAAAGCAATTTTGTATCTTCAGGAACATTAACTCCAATTGCATCAGCAAGAATCTTAGCATCTTTCCCAACAAATTTTCGGTTCAATACCAGATCATTTGATGGATAATTTTTGAACATCAGTTTTGCTAATTCATATGCCTGAGCAAGGCTGATTTCAACAGCGTTGTGTTTTTTCATTTCACGTTTAAACTCATCAGCAACAGAATCAACTATTACAATTTCTTTTTCATCAACACAAATAATATTGTTATCGAATGACGCTCCGAACACAACTGACTTAGCTGCTTTTGCAATATCTGCAGAATCATCAATCACCACTGGCGGATTACCGGCTCCTGCTGCAATAAGTCTTTTATCAGTTACTTTTTTTGCTGCACTTATAACTGCCTCGCCGCCTGTAATGACAAGTAAATTTATTCCCTGATACTGGAACAGATTATTTGCAACTTCAATACTTGGCTCGGCAACAGTAACCATCAGATTTGCTGGTCCGCCCGCATTTATGACAGCTTCGTTAAGTATTGCAATAGTTCGCTGTGAAGCCGCTTTAGCTGCCGGATGCGGAGAAAATATTATTGAATTACCAGCAGATATCATACTTATACTATTGTTAATAATTGTAGCAGTTGGGTTGGTTGAAGGAGTAACTGAAGCAATAACGCCCCAGGGTGCATTTTCAACTAATGTTAATCCGCGATCTCCTGATAGTGCCTGAGGTTCTAAAATCTCAGGACCCGGAGTTTGATTTGCCACAAGTAGATTTTTACTTATTTTATCAGACACTCTACCCATTCCGGTTTCTCTTACTGCTATTTCAGCTAGTTCTTGCGAGTGTTTTATAGACGCTTCTCTAATTGTCTTGATAATTTTATGGCGCAACTCCAGGTTCCTGATTTTCTTTTGAGCATTACTTGCTTCGTAAAACGCTTCTTCAAGAGTTTCAAAAATTCCTATCGGCAGTTTTCCTTTTTTATCATAACCAGGTGATTCTTTTAATCTTCGAAGTACACCTTCAACAATAAGGTTTACATCTTGCTTAGTAAGTTCCATTATTTATTCCTTTAGAATAGGTTCATTTTTAATATACACTACCTTACCGTTTGAACGGATATTATCAACTATCCCTACAACATTTAAATCGACAGATGATTTATTGGATAGAGAGACTCTTGCTGAACTTCCCCGGACGAGTAATACAATCTCCTCTTCACCGGCACCAATTGTATCAAGTGCTACCTGAGGATTTCCGACTGCAATACCGTTTTCATCAATAGATTTTACCAGCAAGAGTTTTCCTGCTCCAAGATTTTCTATCTTAACTGTTGCAACAACATTTCCTATTACTTTAGCTAATTCCATAGCATTACCTACACTTTCTTACCGAAGTAATATTATTAAACACTTAAATTAAAACAGATATTCTGTTATAATTATTCTATTGGAGTTTTAACAGATATTTTAAAAATATCTTCAAGATCTCCGTGAGGTCTTGGTATTACATGAACAGCAACAAGCTCTCCGATTCTTTGAGCAGCAGCTGCACCTGCATCTGTAGCAGCTTTACAAGCGGCAACATCACCTCTTACTAATGCTGTAACAAATCCGCCGCCAATCTGTTGGTAGCCGACTAATTTAACTCTTGCAGCTTTTACCATTGCATCTGATGCTTCGATTAAACCAACAAGACCTTTTGTTTCTATCATTCCTAAAGCTTCCATTGTGTTTCCCTTTCTATTAATAATTTATTTTTATTATAATTTAATTGAATAAACGTCTTCAAGATCTCCGTGAGGTCTTGGTATTACATGAACAGCAACAAGCTCTCCGATTCTTTGAGCAGCAGCCGCGCCTGCATCTGTAGCAGCTTTACAAGCGGCAACATCACCTCTTACCAGTGCTGTAACATAACCACCGCCTATTTTCTGCCATCCGACAAGTTTAACTCTTGCGGCTTTTACCATTGCATCAGAAGCTTCTATCAACGAAACCAATCCTCTGGTTTCAATCATTCCTAATGCTTCCATTTTATCTCCTGTTTTATTGTGAAATAATAATAATTTAATTTTCAATACATGAAGCGATAACAGTGGTATTAACAATATCCTGCCAGCTGCATCCACGTGAAAGATCATGCATTTGTTTTTGAAGTCCTTGTATAAAAGGACCTAATGCCAAATAATTACCAAGTCTTTCTGC is a window of Ignavibacterium sp. DNA encoding:
- a CDS encoding DUF6580 family putative transport protein: MFSSLIKPRFLVITVMIILAALVRFIPHPPNFAPIAALALFGGKYYADKKLAFVVPVFVMIITDAVIGFHYLIPAVYISFLLIVGIGIMLRKSNKVSWLIAGSIAASTLFFILTNFFEWYAGILYPHTFSGLITCYVAAIPFFFNTLIADMFFVIAMSMTFEFLTKKYQVLAKV
- a CDS encoding BMC domain-containing protein, encoding MKASIGLVELSSIAKGIEVSDAMLKRAQVKMIINRTICPGKYMVLIGGDVDAVNASVETGVELAQEEIVDHFVIPNVHPSIFPAINGINAIEELDALGVIESFSVASIIECADAAVKAAPVSLITVYLAMAIGGKAYVMLTGDVGSVKAAVDAGVNVIKEKGLLVNKVVIPSPRKEILKQWI
- a CDS encoding 4Fe-4S dicluster domain-containing protein, with the translated sequence MNREELLNKIKQAGVVGAGGGGFPAFKKLDANVEHIIANGVECEPLLYKDREVMLQEADKLIAGLIIAKSITGAAKATIAIKRKNSDLINILKPSADKYDIDLFIMENVYPAGDEYILVYDVTGKRIPPLGIPLQVGCVVENVESIINITNAVNDIPVTEKYLTIAGAVNNPVTIKVPIGTSYEKCLEFAGGAAVERFSILTGGVMMGSVVNDLSLSVSKTLSGLIVLPEDHSIVVRKTTPAKVYNNIGHSACDQCSICTQLCPRYILGYPIQPHLVMRSLQMTGDEKDILSNWAQNCCECNVCSLFACPEKLDPKNICTDTKKRLRKENKGFSKTELEVLFNDVHPIRDGREIPISFLYKRLGIKKYDRKADFVKTAPVNSVKIELKNTFGGDAVPCVNPGDVVTKGQMIGKVNGNALATPFHSSIDGRVKEIVNNCVIITSNNS
- the eutJ gene encoding ethanolamine utilization protein EutJ, translated to MERANGKFEFVNSQIRRIEEIVNDESKVKFNSTFRAGVDLGTSDVVVVVLDENNNVAAAFLEWADVVKDGIVLDYWKAINIVSRLIKKAENKLGVEIKSVNTSYPPGTDPYISVNVIKGAGLEVSEIVDEPSSFAKLINLESGAVIDIGGGTTGISIVKDKEIIYSGDEPTGGVHLTLTIAGNQKVSFDDAEIMKRKDFNGKLKPIILPVFEKMTDIVKNHISDYKVNDIFLTGGTCCYPGIDEVFKNAFPDKNIYLPSNPLYSTPLAITSYRKN
- a CDS encoding aldehyde dehydrogenase EutE, which produces MELTKQDVNLIVEGVLRRLKESPGYDKKGKLPIGIFETLEEAFYEASNAQKKIRNLELRHKIIKTIREASIKHSQELAEIAVRETGMGRVSDKISKNLLVANQTPGPEILEPQALSGDRGLTLVENAPWGVIASVTPSTNPTATIINNSISMISAGNSIIFSPHPAAKAASQRTIAILNEAVINAGGPANLMVTVAEPSIEVANNLFQYQGINLLVITGGEAVISAAKKVTDKRLIAAGAGNPPVVIDDSADIAKAAKSVVFGASFDNNIICVDEKEIVIVDSVADEFKREMKKHNAVEISLAQAYELAKLMFKNYPSNDLVLNRKFVGKDAKILADAIGVNVPEDTKLLFVETDKDHPFPQTEMMMPVIAMIRARNADEAIDIGIELEHGLKHTAAMHSRNIDNLHRMASEINTSLFVKNGPCLAGLGVGGEGWTSMTISTPTGEGVTNAKTFVRLRRCTLVDHFRIV
- a CDS encoding EutN/CcmL family microcompartment protein, whose product is MELAKVIGNVVATVKIENLGAGKLLLVKSIDENGIAVGNPQVALDTIGAGEEEIVLLVRGSSARVSLSNKSSVDLNVVGIVDNIRSNGKVVYIKNEPILKE
- the eutM gene encoding ethanolamine utilization microcompartment protein EutM, whose protein sequence is MEALGMIETKGLVGLIEASDAMVKAARVKLVGYQQIGGGFVTALVRGDVAACKAATDAGAAAAQRIGELVAVHVIPRPHGDLEDIFKISVKTPIE
- the eutM gene encoding ethanolamine utilization microcompartment protein EutM, encoding MEALGMIETRGLVSLIEASDAMVKAARVKLVGWQKIGGGYVTALVRGDVAACKAATDAGAAAAQRIGELVAVHVIPRPHGDLEDVYSIKL